One Halichondria panicea chromosome 3, odHalPani1.1, whole genome shotgun sequence genomic region harbors:
- the LOC135332965 gene encoding tubulin monoglutamylase TTLL4-like, which yields MSPHWLWRAAFILSALSLTVSIIKVLPGLIEKGLSDKTCNLHTQHKTVHFGQKKSVSMHPQFHNELSEQQSLMRTRLTDIESTVLFHRAISGGIVITKDISFGRYYAQRDLQGWTLAYNNFSFEVIEQSFRTSVKLSDFSVFVCLGIQSQDKHCIKPSSFRLLSQAQKYNQIHGLRDILWKKDAFCYTLREALSSYRGRKNFTFPCWVLPMDQDKLQTVMEQKQSNWIVKPSGQGEGHGIFVVNSFDEIAKHKSFNNFVVQPLLKDPFLVNGKKFDFRTYVLVTSITPLRAYIYKEGLVRLASSKYDRNATKGGKEQQFLTNTSIGKKYTHLANLTWTFEKLKNYFDHIGVDSDRVFENLNEAIVRTLLTSEYRFSKHFAANLGGYDCHNCFQLLGVDVIIDSNLQPIVIEVNGLPSMQLSHELGAPPDPNNPYTATKYGLMHDMLQILFQPNSAVDELIADLQFLKVGLSPGPLCNLYHHTACIDYKEVQKLIDSKREFVNKGGFERIYPSTDGQKYSKLIHHMHDLILRKFGTLQLPRTLWKVHHLYTAIERLNYAHFL from the exons ATGTCTCCCCACTGGCTGTGGAGGGCTGCGTTCATCCTCTCTGCTCTCTCACTAACTGTCTCAATTATCAAGGTCCTCCCAGGTCTAATTGAAAAGGGACTCTCCGACAAGACGTGTAATCTCCACACACAGCACAAAACAGTTCATTTTGGACAAAAGAAGTCAGTTTCCATGCATCCTCAGTTTCACAATGAGTTGAGTGAGCAGCAATCGTTGATGAGGACAAGACTTACCGATATCGAATCTACTGTCCTCTTTCATCGTGCAATTTCAGGAGGCATAGTTATTACTAAAGACATCTCATTTGGACGTTATTATGCACAAAGAGATCTACAAGGCTGGACTCTTGCCTACAACAATTTCAGCTTTGAAGTAATCGAGCAATCTTTTCGAACTTCTGTCAAGCTTTCGGATTTCTCTGTCTTTGTTTGCCTTGGAATTCAATCACAAGATAAGCACTGCATTAAACCAAGCTCATTCCGTCTTTTATCACAAGCTCAGAAATATAACCAAATCCATGGATTGAGGGATATTCTGTGGAAGAAAGACGCGTTTTGTTACACTCTTAGAGAAGCTCTCAGTTCTTATCGGGGAAGAAAGAATTTCACTTTTCCTTGCTGGGTTTTGCCTATGGATCAAGATAAACTGCAGACAGTGATGGAGCAGAAACAAAGTAACTGGATTGTGAAACCAAGTGGGCAGGGGGAGGGCCATGGAATATTTGTGGTTAATTCATTTGATGAAATTGCCAAACACAAGAGCTTCAACAATTTTGTTGTTCAACCGCTACTAAAGGATCCTTTTCTAGTGAATGGGAAGAAGTTTGATTTTAGAACGTACGTTCTCGTCACATCCATAACTCCATTGAGAGCGTACATTTACAAAGAGGGGCTGGTTCGGCTCGCGTCAAGTAAATATGACAGAAATGCAACAAAAGGTGGGAAGGAACAGCAATTTCTCACCAATACTTCAATCGGAAAGAAGTACACACATTTGGCAAACTTAACTTGGACTTTTGAGAAGCTGAAAAATTACTTTGATCATATAGGAGTCGACAGCGATAGGGTGTTTGAAAATCTAAATGAAGCCATAGTGAGAACGTTACTGACTTCAGAGTACAGATTCAGCAAGCACTTTGCGGCTAATCTCGGAGGGTATGATTGTCACAACTGCTTCCAGTTGCTCGGAGTGGACGTGATCATCGACTCTAACCTTCAACCAATTGTGATTGAG GTAAATGGCCTTCCTTCGATGCAGCTGTCACATGAGTTAGGAGCACCTCCAGATCCTAATAATCCATACACTGCTACCAAGTATGGACTGATGCACGATATGCTACAAATTCTCTTCCAGCCAAATTCTGCAGTTGATGAATTAATCGCAGATTTGCAGTTTTTAAAAGTCGGATTAAGTCCTGGCCCTCTCTGCAATCTTTACCATCACACTGCTTGTATTGACTACAAAGAGGTGCAAAAGCTGATTGACTCAAAGCGAGAGTTTGTCAATAAGGGTGGTTTTGAACGGATTTATCCCTCCACTGATGGGCAGAAATACTCCAAGTTGATTCACCACATGCATGATCTGATATTGAGAAAATTCGGGACTCTACAGCTTCCTAGAACACTTTGGAAAGTACATCACTTATATACAGCTATAGAGAGATTGAATTATGCTCACTTTTTATGA